One window from the genome of Hydractinia symbiolongicarpus strain clone_291-10 chromosome 1, HSymV2.1, whole genome shotgun sequence encodes:
- the LOC130648005 gene encoding tRNA dimethylallyltransferase-like has product MSVQTMRNMFASPIIFILGSTATGKSKLGIELAKRLNGEIISADSMQVYKGLEIITNKVSVEERAEVTHHLLDVITPPAEYSVSEFRCAALDIIQQLFCAHKLPVVVGGTNYYIEALLWNFLMDDTSSPDMLQTRKELGSNKRAKIDGDTFEQLIFVDPERAAELHPNDTRKIARSLQVFRTTGKKHSELLKEQRQQPGASPLGGPLRFSKALIFWLTCDQGELDKRISERVDSMLSKGLDEEVTKFYENYKKSKETLGTDSTLYQEGLFQAIGFKEFHDYFTCDDKEKKEAHLREGLSALKRVTIKYSKKQRTWIQNRFLSRHGETTPDIYELDATNLDTWKADVLQKAVDVTRAFLANSEIPVAPVEKRSVNLNAKRKFICETCSGRTIMGEASWKEHVSSKRHKYFIKKQLKEVLPS; this is encoded by the exons ATGAGTGTACAGACAATGAGAAATATGTTCGCTTCACCTATCATATTTATCCTTGGTAGTACAGCCACTGGAAAATCGAAGCTTGGTATTGAACTTGCCAAGAGGTTAAATGGTGAGATAATTAGTGCAGACTCGATGCAAGTTTACAAGGGATTGGAGATTATTACTAACAAAGTAAGCGTAGAAGAGCGAGCTGAAGTGACACACCACCTTCTTGACGTTATAACACCACCTGCAGAATACTCTGTCAGTGAGTTTCGTTGCGCTGCACTTGATATTATCCAGCAGTTGTTTTGTGCTCACAAACTTCCTGTGGTTGTGGGTGGGACCAATTATTACATAGAAGCTTTATTGTGGAATTTCCTAATGGATGATACCAGCTCGCCTGATA TGCTTCAGACTCGAAAAGAGTTAGGATCGAATAAACGAGCAAAAATAGACGGCGATACGTTTGAACAACTCATCTTTGTCGATCCCGAACGGGCTGCGGAGCTGCATCCAAATGACACGCGAAAAATAGCAAGAAGTTTGCAAGTGTTTCGTACTACTGGAAAAAAACATTCCGAGTTGTTGAAAGAACAGAGACAGCAACCTGGTGCAAGTCCGTTAG GTGGTCCGCTCCGCTTTTCCAAAGCTCTCATCTTTTGGCTAACTTGTGACCAAGGCGAGCTGGATAAGAGAATATCAGAGCGAGTCGATAGCATGCTGTCTAAAGGACTCGATGAAGAAGTTACAAAATTTTACGAGAACTACAAAAAATCCAAAGAGACGCTAGGTACAGATAGCACGTTATATCAAGAAGGGTTGTTTCAAGCTATaggatttaaagaatttcatgaTTATTTTACATGCGAcgataaagaaaagaaagaagcaCATTTAAGAGAAGGTTTAAGTGCGCTCAAGCGTGTCACTATAAAATattctaaaaaacaaagaacTTGGATACAAAACCGTTTCTTATCTCGACATGGCGAAACCACTCCTGACATATACGAGTTGGACGCCACGAACCTGGACACGTGGAAGGCTGACGTTCTGCAAAAAGCTGTCGATGTTACTCGTGCATTTCTTGCAAACTCTGAAATCCCTGTAGCGCCAGTAGAAAAACGAAGTGTGAACCTGAATGCGAAAAGAAAGTTTATTTGTGAAACGTGTAGCGGAAGGACGATAATGGGAGAGGCGAGTTGGAAGGAGCATGTTTCTTCGAAGCGGcacaaatattttataaaaaaacagttaaaagaaGTTCTGCCatcttga